In Elusimicrobiota bacterium, the sequence AGACAAGGTAAGTGAAATAGCGGAAAAGTCATTACAATCATATCAAATAATTTCAAAAAAACTTAAGGTTGTAATGCATTCAAATGAATCAGCATTAAAAAGAATACAAGAACTTCAAAAAGGCAAAGATATTTTTATGAAATTATCCAGAAATTTAGCAAAAAAAGCCCAACTGCGAGAAAGTGTTACTATTCAGCCAAAAGAAAAATTAAACGGCACAAAAGGGATTATAACAATAAAAAACTATTTAGGCGGAGAATACTATTTTACTTCGGATGAAATTAAAAATGATGGTAAAAGTTTATATTTAATAGAGGGTAAACATAGCGAAAAAGATAAGTTGCCATCAACAGAAGATATAAAAGATGGACTTTTGAAAATGATTTTATTTTGTAATCTTAAAAATGTGGAAATAGATAACCAATTTTTTGAAACAACCCCAATTCTTAAACTAACAACGGCCAAGAATTTTAATGTAAAACTGCTGACAACATCGCAGGAAAAAACAATAAATTTATTAAGACAAGAATCTACCTAATAATAATTTTAAAATTTTGATAAATGAAAAACCAATATAATTCTATAAAAATTAAGATTCCGGCGACGACGGCAAATTTTGGTGCAGGATATGATGTGCTCGGTGCCGCCCTCAAACTTTACAACGAAATAGAAGTAATAAAAGTTAAAAGTCAAAAGTTAAAGGTTAAAATTGAGGTTAAAGGAGAAGGTGAAAATCAACTGCCAAGGAATGAGAGAAATATTGTTTGCCAAGCAATAAAAATTATTTTTAACAAATTACAAATTACAGATTACAAATTACAAATTAAGATGATAAACAGAATACCGCTTGCGAGAGGGTTAGGTTCATCAGCAGCAGCAAGAGTTGGTGGACTTGTTGCAGCGAATAAAATTTGTGGAGATAAACTTTCAGATAATGAAATAATAAAAATTGCGACAGAACTTGAAGGTCATCCTGATAATGTCGTTCCTGCTTTTTATGGTGGGCTCTGTGTTTGTAATTATGCCGGAAAAAATGTTACATATACAAAATTCAAAATGCCAACCGATTTAATGGCGGTTCTTTGTATTCCTGATTTTGAGGTTTCAACAGACAAGGCAAGAGAGATTTTGCCGAAAATGATTTCGCACAGAGACGCTGTCTTTAATTCAAGCCGGGTAGCGCTTT encodes:
- the thrB gene encoding homoserine kinase gives rise to the protein MKNQYNSIKIKIPATTANFGAGYDVLGAALKLYNEIEVIKVKSQKLKVKIEVKGEGENQLPRNERNIVCQAIKIIFNKLQITDYKLQIKMINRIPLARGLGSSAAARVGGLVAANKICGDKLSDNEIIKIATELEGHPDNVVPAFYGGLCVCNYAGKNVTYTKFKMPTDLMAVLCIPDFEVSTDKAREILPKMISHRDAVFNSSRVALFISAIIQKKYEFLSIAMEDKLHQPYRKKLIPGMDDVFNSAKKFGAYGVCISGSGPTILAISGKWLASKIGKAMQKTFLKYNVESKYIVSDFDNEGIRILN